Proteins encoded together in one Jaculus jaculus isolate mJacJac1 chromosome 7, mJacJac1.mat.Y.cur, whole genome shotgun sequence window:
- the Ebpl gene encoding emopamil-binding protein-like gives MGPGWELGPAAGQSLLLCAALLATGCALGLRLGRGRGAADRGALAWLCYDALVHFVLEGAFVYLSLGGNVADSQGLIASLWKEYGKADARWLYFDPTIVSLEILTVVLDGFLALFLIYAIVREKYYRHFIQITLCTCELYGGWMTFFPEWLIGSPSLNTNSWLYFWVYLVFFNGVWVLIPALLLWQSWVELKKMYFQGAKSEKKHW, from the exons ATGGGCCCGGGCTGGGAGCTGGGACCCGCTGCCGGCCAGTCGTTACTGCTGTGCGCGGCGCTGCTGGCCACGGGCTGCGCGCTGGGCCTGCGCCTGGGCCGGGGCCGGGGGGCTGCGGACCGCGGAGCGCTCGCCTGGCTTTGCTACGACGCCCTGGTGCACTTTGTGCTG gAAGGCGCTTTTGTCTACTTGTCTCTAGGGGGAAATGTTGCAGATTCCCAAGGCTTGATTGCATCTTTAT GGAAAGAATATGGCAAAGCTGATGCAAGATGGCTTTATTTTGATCCAACCATTGTGTCTTTGGAAATTCTGACTGTTGTCCTGGATGGGTTTCTGGCCTTGTTCCTCATTTATGCCATAGTTAGGGAGAAATATTATCG GCACTTCATACAGATCACCCTGTGCACCTGCGAACTCTACGGTGGCTGGATGACCTTCTTCCCAGAGTGGCTTATCGGAAGCCCCAGTCTCAACACCAATAGTTGGCTCTACTTTTGGGTCTATTTGGTATTTTTCAATGGTGTGTGGGTTCTGATCCCAGCACTGCTACTGTGGCAGTCATGGGTAGAACTGAAGAAGATGTATTTCCAGGGAGCCAAGTCAGAGAAAAAGCACTGGTGA